The Clostridium sporogenes genome contains a region encoding:
- a CDS encoding response regulator transcription factor, producing MNNNILVVDDEKEIRDLLEINLTNEGYNVFKASCGLEALEILEREEVNLMVLDIMMPDMDGLEVCKRAREKYSIPILMLSAKVEDMDRIEGIMTGADDYVCKPFNHLELTVRIRALLRRAYFLNTKMQTTDNIIRIESMVIDKKQHKVIIDDNEIDLTAREFEILYLLANNRGRVFSAEEIFEKVWKERYYQSNNTVMVHMSRLRDKIEKYMEGSKVIHTVWGVGYKIEK from the coding sequence ATGAACAATAATATTCTTGTGGTGGATGATGAAAAAGAAATAAGAGATTTATTAGAAATAAATCTTACAAATGAAGGATATAATGTATTTAAGGCAAGTTGCGGATTAGAAGCTTTAGAAATATTAGAAAGAGAAGAAGTTAATTTAATGGTTTTAGATATAATGATGCCAGATATGGACGGTTTAGAAGTTTGCAAAAGAGCAAGAGAAAAGTATAGCATACCAATTCTTATGCTAAGTGCAAAAGTAGAGGATATGGATAGGATAGAAGGTATAATGACTGGTGCAGATGATTATGTATGTAAGCCTTTTAATCACTTAGAACTTACAGTTAGAATAAGAGCATTACTTAGAAGAGCATATTTTTTAAATACTAAAATGCAAACTACAGATAACATAATAAGAATTGAGTCAATGGTTATAGATAAGAAGCAACACAAGGTGATAATAGATGATAATGAAATAGATTTAACAGCAAGAGAATTTGAAATTTTATATTTATTAGCTAACAATAGGGGAAGGGTTTTTAGTGCAGAAGAAATTTTTGAAAAGGTATGGAAAGAAAGATATTATCAATCCAATAATACTGTTATGGTACATATGAGTAGACTTAGAGATAAAATAGAAAAATATATGGAAGGTAGTAAGGTAATTCATACTGTGTGGGGAGTAGGTTATAAAATTGAAAAATAA
- a CDS encoding sensor histidine kinase, with protein sequence MKNKRLYKYFLSSLVDILIALILTYMTAYISKKILNYLYVKFDNEFAFYFWMFWKRLKYEIVGQYLNIIVGAVLFSMFYFIITYRKAKNFVSIIEETKIMANGDLDRVIQVNGEGDIKNLAENINNISKQLKDITVAERNAQKTKNDLITNVSHDLRTPLTSIMGYLELIDNDQYKDEVALRYYVNIAYEKSKGLNLLIKDLFELTKMQNNTINLEKVDINLVELLGQVVAYFEYQFKSANMESRINFSKDKLIVNADTGKLVRAFENLLSNAIKYGKEGYYVDVVTRLEENMAVIQIINYGQSIPTVDLPYIFDRFYRIEKSRNSNISGSGLGLAITKNIIELHQGTISAYSDNDSTIFEVKLPVK encoded by the coding sequence TTGAAAAATAAAAGATTATATAAATATTTTTTATCATCATTGGTAGATATATTAATAGCTTTAATATTAACTTACATGACAGCATATATAAGTAAGAAAATATTAAACTATTTATATGTGAAGTTTGACAACGAATTTGCTTTTTATTTTTGGATGTTTTGGAAAAGGCTTAAGTATGAAATAGTTGGTCAATATCTTAATATAATAGTTGGAGCAGTTTTATTTTCAATGTTTTATTTCATCATAACTTATAGAAAAGCTAAAAATTTTGTATCTATTATAGAAGAAACTAAAATAATGGCCAATGGTGATTTAGATAGAGTGATACAGGTTAATGGAGAAGGGGATATTAAAAATTTAGCAGAAAATATAAATAATATATCAAAACAACTTAAAGATATAACAGTAGCAGAAAGAAATGCACAGAAAACCAAAAATGATTTGATAACTAATGTTTCTCATGATCTAAGAACTCCATTAACTTCAATAATGGGATATTTAGAACTTATTGATAATGATCAATACAAAGATGAAGTGGCACTTAGATATTATGTTAATATAGCCTATGAAAAATCTAAGGGGTTAAATTTGCTTATAAAGGATTTGTTTGAACTTACTAAAATGCAAAATAACACTATTAATCTAGAGAAAGTTGATATTAATTTAGTGGAATTATTAGGGCAAGTAGTTGCTTATTTTGAATATCAATTTAAAAGTGCAAATATGGAATCAAGAATTAATTTTTCAAAGGATAAGCTAATAGTAAATGCAGATACAGGAAAATTAGTAAGAGCATTTGAAAATTTATTATCTAATGCAATCAAATATGGGAAAGAGGGTTATTATGTTGATGTAGTAACAAGGCTTGAAGAAAATATGGCAGTAATTCAAATTATAAATTATGGTCAATCCATACCAACAGTAGACTTACCATATATATTTGATAGGTTTTATAGAATAGAAAAATCAAGAAATAGTAATATATCAGGCTCTGGTCTTGGGCTTGCAATAACAAAAAATATTATAGAACTACACCAAGGAACCATATCAGCTTATAGTGATAATGACAGTACTATATTTGAAGTAAAATTACCAGTTAAATAA
- a CDS encoding MFS transporter: MNKKEKILAFISLAIACFLTVLDSTIVNVSLPSMAHYFKTDITGISWVSTAYLIPFSALLINFSKIADIYGRKKLFLIGLIVFGSSSIFCGLSTSLYMITIFRIIQGIGAAILTPLSIPLGIELFGKDSMSKLAIIIGMIISIAAASGPVIGGILNEAFNFKAIFYVNVPFILISIFLGVKYVKECYDRTIEKKIDIIGSILLAYGIGALIFLLVKGNYYGWESTIIITLLVTSLISTIIFIIHEAKVKNPMIDFKLFKIKSFTSSIIIIGVIFFAFMPISYLMNFYIENQLGYTVLKSGIILGIVSCISFIMSPIFGIISKKYGARVTSLLAIIFVSLGDLMFVFMNSSNNIKIIYISFITVGLGIGATSPLYQSAFEEISKDKNGIASGILNSFRQLTACLAIALVSTLSSHYTTQAIDNTKSRIIDTVNKNVVLEQQVKSTICDKIKTSNTSQNTSFSRDMVDKLIEAKEKTVLASVPDKMKPSIKKKFNVQAKEIHNILAEATAIKNDESNKIYNKCFLITAIIAALGLIAVPFNKKNETKLEEVKTEIVV; the protein is encoded by the coding sequence ATGAATAAAAAAGAAAAAATATTAGCATTTATATCTCTAGCAATAGCTTGCTTTTTAACAGTATTAGACTCAACTATAGTTAATGTATCTTTGCCATCTATGGCTCATTATTTTAAAACTGATATAACAGGAATATCTTGGGTAAGTACAGCCTACTTAATTCCTTTCTCTGCTCTTTTAATAAACTTCTCAAAAATTGCAGATATTTATGGAAGAAAGAAACTATTTTTAATTGGTCTTATAGTCTTTGGTTCTTCATCAATATTTTGTGGACTATCTACTTCTCTTTATATGATTACAATCTTTAGAATCATTCAAGGTATAGGAGCTGCAATTCTTACTCCATTATCTATACCCTTAGGCATAGAATTATTTGGAAAAGATTCCATGTCAAAGCTTGCTATTATAATTGGTATGATAATTTCTATAGCTGCAGCTTCTGGCCCCGTTATAGGTGGAATCTTAAATGAAGCCTTTAATTTTAAGGCAATATTTTATGTAAATGTTCCTTTTATTCTTATTTCTATCTTCTTAGGAGTAAAATATGTTAAAGAATGCTATGACAGGACAATAGAAAAGAAAATAGATATTATAGGTTCTATACTTTTAGCCTATGGAATTGGGGCACTAATTTTCCTACTTGTTAAAGGAAATTACTATGGTTGGGAAAGTACAATAATAATTACCTTATTAGTAACATCTTTAATTTCAACTATCATTTTTATAATACATGAAGCTAAAGTAAAAAATCCAATGATAGACTTTAAATTATTCAAAATAAAAAGCTTTACTTCTTCCATAATAATAATTGGAGTAATATTCTTCGCCTTTATGCCTATTTCCTATTTAATGAATTTCTATATAGAAAATCAATTAGGCTATACAGTATTAAAATCTGGAATTATACTAGGTATAGTAAGCTGTATCTCCTTTATTATGTCCCCAATTTTCGGTATTATATCTAAAAAATATGGTGCTAGAGTTACTTCTCTATTAGCTATAATTTTTGTATCTTTAGGAGACCTTATGTTTGTATTTATGAATAGTTCAAACAATATAAAGATAATCTATATTTCTTTTATTACAGTAGGACTTGGAATTGGTGCAACTTCCCCATTATATCAAAGCGCTTTTGAAGAGATATCAAAGGATAAAAATGGTATTGCTTCAGGTATACTAAATAGTTTTAGGCAATTAACTGCATGTTTAGCTATAGCTTTAGTTTCAACATTAAGTAGTCATTACACTACTCAAGCTATAGACAATACCAAAAGTAGAATCATAGATACAGTTAATAAAAATGTAGTGCTTGAACAACAAGTCAAATCTACAATATGTGATAAAATAAAGACTTCAAACACTAGCCAGAATACTTCTTTTTCTAGAGATATGGTTGATAAATTAATTGAGGCTAAAGAAAAAACAGTATTAGCATCTGTTCCAGATAAAATGAAACCATCTATTAAGAAAAAATTCAATGTTCAAGCAAAAGAAATACATAATATCTTAGCTGAAGCAACTGCAATAAAAAATGATGAAAGCAACAAAATTTATAATAAATGTTTCCTAATCACAGCAATTATTGCAGCCTTAGGTCTCATAGCAGTACCTTTTAATAAAAAAAATGAAACTAAATTAGAAGAAGTTAAAACAGAAATAGTAGTATAA
- a CDS encoding TetR/AcrR family transcriptional regulator, whose product MKRKTRIPTQKRALEKYNRILEAAYKLFNEKGYYNTTTADISKEADVATGSVYAYFEDKKDIYIKVIERLNEKFIYPTHNFWVENIDKQLNNVEEAKELFRIFIKMMIKKHDFSKTFHDEMEALTLLDEDIAMIRKEQERRRNENIGDIFRILSIPFKGEEEEKIFFHYSFFIIDDICHKSIYDDEIKDMDLYIEKCVNMIYFLFQDCTDYKNK is encoded by the coding sequence ATGAAAAGAAAAACAAGAATACCAACTCAAAAAAGAGCTTTGGAAAAATATAATAGAATATTAGAAGCAGCTTATAAATTATTCAATGAAAAAGGTTATTACAATACTACTACAGCAGATATATCTAAAGAAGCTGATGTTGCTACTGGCTCAGTATATGCCTATTTTGAAGATAAGAAGGATATTTACATCAAGGTGATTGAAAGGCTTAATGAAAAATTTATATATCCAACCCATAACTTTTGGGTAGAGAATATTGATAAACAACTTAATAATGTAGAAGAGGCAAAAGAGCTTTTTAGGATATTTATAAAAATGATGATAAAAAAACATGACTTTTCTAAAACCTTTCATGATGAAATGGAAGCATTGACACTTTTAGATGAGGATATAGCTATGATAAGAAAGGAACAAGAGAGGCGTAGGAATGAAAATATAGGAGATATTTTCAGAATTTTATCTATACCTTTTAAAGGTGAAGAGGAAGAAAAGATATTTTTTCATTATTCATTTTTCATAATTGATGATATATGCCATAAGAGTATATACGACGATGAAATAAAAGATATGGATTTATATATTGAAAAATGCGTTAATATGATATATTTTTTGTTTCAAGATTGTACTGACTATAAGAATAAATAA
- a CDS encoding PTS sugar transporter subunit IIC codes for MEIVKGMGLLLFTLGLFSLFSFKAPKGSKAMSGLANAAVATFLVEAIHKYISGDFLNFAFLGKVGSVSGSMGGVAAAILVPISMGANPLYAVVAGVALGGYGILPGFIAGYIIGLIAPIFDKKLPEGLNTIVGALLIAPLARFIAMGVDPVVNATLVNIGQMISLAAQQSPLVMGFLLGGIMKVVCTSPLSSMAVTAMLGLQGLAMGIAALACVGGSFTNGIIFKKLKLGNKSNIVAVMLEPLTQAPIVTKNPIPIYGSNILGGGLAGLSAAYFNIINNAPGTASPIPGLLAPFGFNDPKKVLIAVTFAVIGGTIGGLVGSVVFKGFARKDYKLDEIPVNEINEVNDDINSISGKIADDTNDDITDALIAKSKAF; via the coding sequence GTGGAAATTGTTAAAGGAATGGGCCTATTGTTATTTACATTAGGATTATTTTCATTATTCAGCTTTAAAGCCCCTAAGGGAAGTAAAGCTATGTCAGGACTAGCAAATGCAGCAGTAGCAACTTTTTTAGTAGAAGCTATTCATAAATATATAAGTGGAGATTTTTTAAACTTTGCTTTTCTAGGTAAAGTTGGATCAGTGTCAGGATCTATGGGAGGTGTGGCAGCAGCTATTTTAGTGCCAATATCTATGGGAGCTAATCCACTTTATGCAGTGGTAGCAGGTGTAGCCTTAGGTGGATATGGAATACTTCCAGGATTTATAGCTGGCTACATTATAGGACTTATAGCACCTATATTTGATAAAAAATTACCAGAAGGACTAAATACTATAGTAGGAGCTCTTTTAATAGCTCCCTTAGCAAGATTTATAGCAATGGGAGTAGATCCTGTAGTTAATGCCACATTGGTTAATATTGGGCAAATGATATCCCTAGCTGCACAACAATCACCATTAGTTATGGGATTCTTACTTGGTGGAATAATGAAAGTTGTATGTACCTCACCACTAAGCTCAATGGCAGTTACTGCTATGCTTGGACTACAGGGATTAGCAATGGGAATTGCAGCTTTAGCCTGTGTTGGAGGCTCCTTTACAAATGGTATCATTTTTAAAAAACTTAAACTAGGTAATAAAAGTAATATAGTAGCAGTAATGTTAGAACCATTAACTCAAGCACCAATAGTAACTAAAAATCCTATCCCCATATATGGATCAAATATTCTAGGCGGAGGATTAGCAGGACTTTCAGCAGCATATTTTAATATAATAAATAATGCTCCAGGAACAGCATCTCCTATACCAGGACTACTTGCACCCTTTGGATTTAATGACCCTAAAAAAGTTCTTATAGCTGTTACCTTTGCTGTAATAGGTGGAACCATAGGTGGACTTGTTGGATCAGTTGTTTTTAAAGGTTTTGCTAGAAAAGACTACAAGTTAGATGAGATTCCAGTTAATGAAATTAATGAAGTCAATGATGATATTAATAGTATTAGTGGTAAAATTGCTGATGATACCAATGATGACATTACTGATGCATTAATTGCTAAAAGTAAAGCTTTTTAA
- a CDS encoding response regulator translates to MRILIIDDDINVHKILNKIINHECLGEVITQAALNGENGGFLIETEKPDIVIVDLLMPGKDGLTLVKEYKSKYPHIQYIMLSQVSSKDMIAKAYENGIEFYISKPINAVEVKSVLKKVINSELMKKKLGNIDSIFKKEDGDNYTSNIKSIMNKLGILGESGCEDIIKSIECIIENNSRDTYTLKELFKEISDKPKSIEQRIRRTAFVALNNIANLGIEDYMNDTFVEFSNSIFSFEEVKKEMDYIRGKSSEKGSVNVKKFLQGIAYYINE, encoded by the coding sequence TTGAGAATATTAATAATAGATGATGATATAAATGTTCATAAGATTCTTAATAAAATAATAAATCATGAATGTTTGGGAGAAGTAATAACACAGGCTGCTCTAAATGGGGAGAATGGAGGATTTTTAATAGAAACGGAAAAGCCAGATATTGTTATTGTAGACCTTTTAATGCCTGGAAAGGATGGCTTAACTCTAGTTAAAGAATATAAATCTAAATATCCTCATATTCAATATATAATGCTATCCCAAGTATCCTCTAAAGATATGATAGCTAAAGCCTATGAAAATGGAATTGAGTTTTATATAAGTAAACCTATAAATGCAGTTGAGGTTAAATCTGTTTTAAAAAAAGTGATTAATAGTGAACTTATGAAAAAAAAGTTAGGCAATATAGATTCTATATTTAAAAAAGAAGATGGGGATAATTATACATCTAATATCAAAAGTATAATGAATAAATTAGGAATATTAGGTGAGTCAGGATGCGAAGATATAATAAAAAGCATAGAATGTATAATTGAAAATAATTCTAGAGATACCTATACTCTTAAAGAATTATTTAAAGAAATATCAGATAAACCTAAATCCATAGAACAAAGAATAAGAAGAACAGCCTTTGTAGCTTTAAATAATATTGCTAATTTAGGCATAGAGGATTACATGAATGATACTTTTGTAGAATTTTCAAATTCTATTTTTAGTTTTGAAGAAGTAAAAAAAGAAATGGATTATATAAGAGGAAAAAGTTCTGAAAAAGGATCCGTTAATGTTAAAAAATTTTTACAAGGAATAGCTTATTACATTAATGAATAA
- a CDS encoding ATP-binding protein, which yields MKVKSNLNQLIFIGFLVMFSSQIYIKLFVNHFNISFGIIVLIILLYMIEMDDKIMVAITSSFLVYIIRILVYFLENSELNSALKLGISNHFPEFIFYLVYITIYFIITIKNKNLNTLLFKLIICDFFANFTEMSIRHTIYLENFSLNIIIGLLFVAFLRSTLIWVMINLMIRYNTTLLKKEHTERYIKLLASNSTLKSEIYLMEKSMDNIENVMGKSYDLYMDINQKDLDKSFKKEIMEITKDIHEIKKEFNLIVRGVNELTNTKELKDSMNYYEILDILRHMINIEIKNTKITLKIQKGENFNTIYHYYLISIFRNIIMNSIDALKDKDNGLIYLNHVSTNIDNMRGHCFEIIDNGEGIDEDDKKYVFNPGFSTKIDFETGDVNRGLGLIIVKDIVEAKLNGFVTLKSSKGKGTKFMIFIPKDILEGARI from the coding sequence ATGAAAGTTAAGAGCAATTTAAATCAACTTATATTTATAGGCTTTTTAGTTATGTTTTCATCTCAAATATATATAAAATTATTTGTTAATCATTTCAATATATCCTTTGGTATTATAGTTCTAATAATCCTACTATATATGATTGAAATGGATGATAAAATAATGGTAGCCATCACTTCTTCTTTTCTTGTATATATAATAAGAATCTTGGTTTATTTCTTAGAAAATAGTGAACTGAACTCTGCTCTTAAATTAGGTATAAGCAATCATTTTCCAGAATTTATATTTTATTTAGTTTATATAACTATTTACTTTATTATTACTATTAAAAATAAAAATTTAAATACCCTTTTATTTAAACTCATTATCTGCGATTTTTTTGCTAACTTCACTGAAATGTCCATTAGACATACTATTTATTTAGAAAATTTTAGTCTTAATATAATCATAGGTTTACTTTTTGTTGCATTTTTAAGATCTACATTAATATGGGTTATGATAAATTTAATGATTAGATATAATACTACCCTTCTAAAAAAAGAGCATACAGAAAGATATATAAAACTATTAGCATCAAATTCTACTTTAAAAAGTGAGATTTATCTTATGGAAAAATCTATGGATAATATAGAAAATGTCATGGGAAAATCCTATGATTTATATATGGATATAAACCAAAAGGATTTAGATAAGAGCTTTAAAAAAGAAATTATGGAAATTACAAAAGATATCCATGAGATAAAAAAAGAATTCAATTTAATAGTTAGAGGTGTTAACGAATTAACAAACACAAAGGAACTTAAAGACAGTATGAATTATTATGAAATACTAGATATATTAAGACATATGATAAATATAGAAATAAAAAATACAAAGATAACCTTAAAAATTCAAAAAGGAGAAAATTTTAATACTATATATCATTATTATTTAATATCTATATTCAGAAATATAATTATGAATAGCATTGATGCTTTAAAAGATAAAGATAATGGACTAATATATTTAAATCATGTTTCTACGAACATTGATAATATGAGAGGTCATTGTTTTGAAATTATAGATAATGGTGAAGGAATAGATGAGGATGATAAAAAATACGTATTTAATCCAGGATTCTCTACTAAAATTGATTTTGAAACAGGTGATGTGAATCGTGGACTAGGATTAATCATAGTAAAAGATATAGTTGAAGCTAAATTAAATGGCTTTGTAACACTAAAGTCTTCAAAAGGAAAAGGTACTAAATTTATGATTTTTATACCCAAAGACATTTTAGAGGGGGCGAGAATTTGA
- a CDS encoding SAM-dependent methyltransferase, with protein MEKLFLKKFLKSIFSDTFEVKFWDETIEKFGEGNTKFKIIINDHIPKSDILKDPFLTFGEAYMDKTIDFEGNIQEIIESVYRNTDSFLHKASLFEKLYKITPHSIKNSKNDIHHHYDLGNDFYKLWLDKTMNYSCSYFKSKDDSLYQAQLNKVDYILKKLNLHDGQRLLDIGCGWGDLIITAAQEYGVKALGITLSNEQFNRVNERIKENNLEDKVEVRLLDYRELLKTGEKFHRIASVGMIEHVGRKNIPLYINTISDLLEDKGVFLLHCITAQKECEGNQWIKKYIFPGGYIPSTRELVYNMAENDLHLIDLESLRLHYCKTLECWSKNFENSLDKVSNLGFDDKFIRMWRLYLNACAASFHYGVIDLHQFLLTKGLNNEIPITRDYLYS; from the coding sequence ATGGAAAAGTTATTTTTAAAAAAGTTTTTAAAAAGTATATTCTCAGATACCTTTGAAGTAAAATTCTGGGATGAAACAATTGAAAAATTTGGTGAAGGAAATACAAAGTTTAAAATAATAATAAATGATCATATACCCAAAAGTGATATTTTAAAAGATCCCTTCTTAACTTTTGGTGAAGCATATATGGATAAAACTATAGACTTTGAAGGTAATATTCAAGAAATTATAGAATCAGTATATAGAAATACGGATAGTTTTTTGCACAAAGCTTCCCTATTTGAAAAATTATACAAAATTACCCCCCACTCTATAAAAAATAGTAAAAATGATATACATCACCACTATGATCTAGGTAATGATTTTTATAAATTATGGTTAGATAAAACTATGAACTATTCTTGTTCCTACTTTAAATCAAAGGATGATTCTCTATATCAAGCTCAACTAAATAAGGTTGATTATATCTTAAAAAAATTAAATTTACATGATGGACAAAGATTGTTAGATATAGGTTGTGGCTGGGGCGACCTTATAATAACTGCAGCACAAGAATATGGTGTTAAAGCACTGGGAATAACTTTAAGTAATGAACAATTTAATAGAGTCAATGAACGAATAAAAGAAAATAACCTTGAAGATAAAGTAGAAGTTAGATTATTGGATTATAGAGAACTATTAAAAACAGGTGAAAAATTTCATAGAATTGCAAGTGTTGGTATGATAGAACACGTGGGCCGAAAAAATATTCCCCTTTATATAAATACTATAAGTGATTTATTAGAAGATAAAGGAGTATTCCTACTTCACTGTATAACAGCTCAGAAAGAATGTGAAGGTAATCAATGGATTAAGAAATACATATTCCCTGGTGGATATATCCCCTCTACAAGAGAATTAGTTTATAATATGGCGGAAAATGACTTGCATTTAATCGATTTGGAAAGCTTACGCCTACATTACTGTAAAACTTTAGAATGTTGGTCTAAAAACTTTGAAAATTCTTTAGATAAAGTTAGTAACCTAGGCTTCGATGATAAGTTTATTAGAATGTGGAGATTATATCTAAATGCCTGCGCTGCTTCCTTCCATTATGGAGTAATAGATTTACATCAATTTTTGCTAACAAAAGGATTAAATAATGAAATTCCTATAACAAGAGACTATTTATATAGCTAA
- a CDS encoding SAM-dependent methyltransferase, translated as MEKLFLKKFLKSIFSDTFEVQFWDGTGEKFGEGDIKFKIIINEHLSKSDILKDPFLTFGEAYMNNIIDFQGNIQEVIESVYKNNDSFLHKASLFQKLYKITPHSIKNSKNDIKHHYDLGNDFYKLWLDKTMNYSCSYFKSKEDSLYQAQLNKVDHILKKLNLHPEQKLLDIGCGWGDLIITAAKKYNVKALGITLSNEQFNKVNERIKENHLEDQVEVRLLDYRELLKTGEKFHRVVSVGMLEHVGRKNIPVYMNAVSDLLEENGVSLLHCITAQTESEANQWIKKYIFPGGYIPSIRELVYSMAENDLHLIDLESLRLHYCKTLECWAKNFEASLDEVKKLGFDDKFIRMWRLYLNSCAASFHYGVIDLHQFLLTKGLNNKIPITRDYLYK; from the coding sequence ATGGAAAAATTATTTTTAAAAAAATTTTTAAAAAGTATATTCTCAGATACCTTTGAGGTACAATTCTGGGATGGAACAGGTGAAAAATTTGGTGAAGGAGATATAAAGTTTAAAATAATAATAAATGAACATTTATCCAAAAGTGATATTTTAAAAGACCCCTTCTTAACCTTTGGCGAAGCATATATGAATAATATTATAGATTTTCAAGGTAATATTCAAGAAGTTATAGAATCTGTATACAAAAATAATGATAGCTTTTTACACAAGGCTTCTCTATTTCAAAAATTATACAAAATTACCCCCCACTCTATAAAAAACAGTAAAAATGATATAAAGCACCACTATGACCTAGGTAATGATTTCTATAAATTATGGTTAGATAAAACTATGAACTATTCTTGTTCCTACTTTAAATCAAAGGAAGATTCTCTATATCAAGCTCAGCTAAATAAAGTTGATCATATCTTAAAAAAATTAAATTTACATCCAGAACAAAAATTATTAGATATAGGCTGTGGATGGGGAGACCTTATAATAACTGCAGCAAAAAAATATAATGTTAAAGCACTTGGCATAACCTTAAGCAATGAACAATTTAATAAGGTAAATGAACGAATAAAAGAGAATCATCTTGAAGATCAAGTAGAAGTTAGATTATTAGACTACAGAGAACTATTAAAAACAGGTGAAAAATTTCATAGAGTTGTCAGTGTAGGTATGTTAGAACATGTGGGAAGAAAAAATATTCCTGTTTACATGAATGCTGTAAGTGATTTATTAGAAGAAAATGGAGTATCTCTACTTCATTGCATCACAGCCCAAACAGAAAGTGAAGCTAATCAATGGATTAAAAAATACATATTCCCTGGTGGATACATACCATCTATAAGAGAACTAGTCTATAGCATGGCCGAAAATGATTTACATTTAATAGATTTGGAAAGCTTACGCCTACATTACTGTAAAACCTTAGAATGCTGGGCTAAAAACTTTGAAGCTTCTTTAGATGAAGTAAAAAAATTAGGTTTTGACGATAAATTTATTAGAATGTGGAGATTATACCTCAATTCCTGTGCAGCTTCCTTCCATTATGGAGTAATAGATTTACATCAATTCTTATTAACAAAAGGATTAAATAATAAAATTCCCATAACAAGAGACTATTTATATAAATAA
- a CDS encoding tRNA-binding protein, translated as MVNFEDFMKLDIRVGEIIKVEFFEKAKKPAYKLLVDFGNEIGIKKSSAQITECYKEEELVGKQVLGVVNFPPRQIADFMSEVLVLGIYSTQGVVLIQPQQPVKKGDKLG; from the coding sequence ATGGTTAATTTTGAGGATTTTATGAAATTAGATATACGAGTTGGAGAAATTATCAAAGTAGAATTTTTTGAGAAAGCAAAAAAGCCTGCTTATAAGCTATTAGTAGATTTCGGTAACGAAATTGGTATAAAAAAATCCAGTGCCCAGATTACTGAATGTTATAAAGAAGAAGAGCTTGTAGGTAAACAAGTTTTAGGAGTGGTAAATTTTCCTCCAAGACAAATTGCCGATTTTATGTCAGAGGTACTAGTATTAGGCATTTATTCTACACAAGGAGTGGTATTAATTCAACCACAACAGCCTGTTAAAAAAGGTGATAAATTAGGTTAA
- a CDS encoding VOC family protein: protein MNIRFNTITVKDLDESLKFYKEILGFIEIKRFNPMEEVTIAFLKDEDSGLIEFIEYKNTSKDEDIRESIVSIGIGVVDLERTLNELKDKGVEIIRGPIEVPSGEKFAFIKDPNGVEIELIQGFDILMS, encoded by the coding sequence ATGAATATTAGATTTAATACAATTACTGTGAAAGATTTAGATGAATCATTAAAGTTTTATAAAGAAATTTTAGGATTTATAGAGATAAAAAGATTCAATCCTATGGAAGAGGTGACTATAGCTTTTTTGAAAGATGAAGATTCAGGACTAATTGAATTCATTGAATATAAAAACACTTCTAAGGATGAGGATATTAGAGAATCAATTGTGTCAATTGGTATAGGAGTTGTAGATTTAGAAAGAACTTTAAATGAACTAAAGGACAAAGGAGTAGAGATCATACGCGGTCCAATAGAAGTTCCGAGTGGCGAAAAGTTTGCATTCATAAAAGATCCTAATGGTGTTGAGATAGAATTAATCCAAGGATTCGATATACTTATGTCATAG